The DNA window CAAGGGGTGGGTGCCAGAGCTGCCGCGCCGACGGCCGGAAGTCGCTGCACGCGTACGACGGCTCGTCGGCGACGTTGTAGCCGCCGTCGAGGCACACGCGCACGTGCAGCCGCCCTCCGTGCATGTGCATCGCCGCCTTCTTCCCGACTCTCTTCGCGGCCTCGTCGGACGGTAGGAGGTCGAGCCATTTGGACGCCACCTTCCTGTCGTCGACGCGCCGCTCGATGGTGGCGAGTGAGATGCTGGCCGAGCCGACAGGGAAGGCCTCCTTGCCGTGGCGCACCTCGAGGGAGATGACGAGGCAGTCGTCGTCGGTGAACGGCTCGGCGGCGACGAAGAGCAGGTCCTCGTTCCACGCGGGCCCTCCGTTGCGCGCCACCGGCGTGGTGCGCGTCTTGAGCGCCTGGAAGCCCAGCGTGGCGCGCACCGCGATGCCGGCGTCGCGGGGAGGCGGCGCCGTGAGCGTGTCCTGCGCCTCGATGACGGTGAGGCGCAGGAGCCAGAGCTTCGGCGAGACGTAAACCTTGGCGCGCGATGTGGCAGCGACCGCGGCCGAGGTCGCCGCCGGGGAATCCGCCTTCCACGCGTCGGCGAAGGCCTCGTCGGCCTGCGTGCCCGCCCACGTGGCGACCATGAGGTCGGCGCCGCCGAGGCGGCGCCCGCCCTCGAGCCTGTACCACTGCGTCGCCAGAGGCCCGTCCGGCGGGTCCCGCGCGTGCACGTCGGCGGTGTCGAAGCAGAGGCCGCCAAGGAAGTGGCGATCATCGGCGACGGATACGTCGgcgtcgggcgggaggtcccagACGGAGACCTCGAGCGTGGGTCCCGGCGAATCGGTGTCCGGGTCGCGCACGAACGCGAAGGTCTGGTCCCACTCGAAGAAGGCGCCGCGGCGTGCCTCCCGCGTGGACGCGTGGATGCCGCCGGCGGCCACGCGAACGTGCGGGTGCGCGCCGGCGGGCAGCCCCCGCGCGCGCACCACCCGGACGAACAGGTACGGCATCTTGTCCACCAGATCGTGCTTGCTCCGCTCCATCGGCTCCtccggtggaggcggcggctgcggccttCGCACAGGCATGGATACCTGCCGCGGCATCGGTGTTGGCGTCGGCTGCGGTGGCTGGCTCAACACCGGCTCCTCTTCCGGTGGCTTCTCCTCCGGCGGTGCCACCGCCTCTGCCGTCATTACGGGTGCATCTTCCGGTGCCGGGGTCGCCGCTGCGGGGTCAGCCTCAGGTGGCTTCTCCGCGGTGGATCCGTCGCCGCCTgctgcctctgccgccggcTCCGGCTGTTGCGCCGGAGCTGCGTCCGCCGGCGGCTCCGCCTTCGGCGGCTCATCCGCAGAAGCCTCCTTAGGAGcatcggccggcggcggcggcgcttctgcttccgccgccgcggcaTCAGGAGCGGAGTCACCAGCGGCTGgtggctccggctccggctccggcggcgcgAGCGGCACGTCGACGTAGTAGACCTTGAGCCCGATCTCGCCGCGGACCCAGTTGAAGAGGCTCTTCTTCTGGAGCGGGAAGTAGATGAGCGCCTCCTCGCCCTTGCGCACGAACTGGCGCGCGTCGAGGCGGACGCGGCCGAGGAAGTTGTTCCGCCGGCTGGGCCCGACGCGGACGTCGTGCAGCACGGCGACCTCGAGCGGCTCCCCCGCGACGGGGtcgacgccgacgccggcggCCGGGAAGTCGAACTCGAGCGCCTCGTTCCACGCCGGGTTGAGGTCCCTGGTCACCGTGCGCGTCTTCCGGCGCTGCCCGTCGAAGTCGGCGCGCGCGTAGGGGCTCGACGTGCCGGTCCCGTCCTTGGGCAGCAGGTCCCgcgcctccaccacctccacgatcagcttcctcgccgtcgccgccatcacGATCGACCGGTACGTCGGCAGTCAGTCGAGCACCTCCCGGCAATCTACTGATCCGGGCGGTTCAACCACGCCGAGGCACCTCCGAGCTTCAGCTGCATGGAGCTATAGCCAGATGATGTGTCAGTGTGTGTGAGACTGTGAGGGGTCTGTGTGGTTTAGGACTTAAAAGCGAAGCATTATAAATAGACAATGTTTACTCGAGAGGGGAATTCCATGGCACGCGGTTTAGAAATGATTAAGAGGAATAGTTGCTGATGCTAATTCCTTGCCTAATCTTTGCGTGAAGAATGAATTAAAGCGGCCTAGAGTGTAGGGTGCTGAGTAAAAGGTGCTTACCTTCATGTTCAAGCAGCTGACTTTTGTATTGTGAAAGAATGCTATTTGTGCTGGAATAAAGATTAGTGCATGTGTGTAATAATTCAATCCCCTTGCAGGAAAATGCATGTGTATAATAGTACGGAAACAGTATTaactatatatatacacactagtatataaaatttgaGTATGTCCACGTATACTCTATGTATGATCACATACCCAACGTATATATCATTATAGATGGTCTAGTATGATTATATACATCTCGTATATACCTTTCAGGTTAGATACGTCCTACATCATGAGATATATATGTAGGAGCAGCTACAAGCGCGTGTAGAATAGATTTTTTCTATATATATAGCATGCCAAATCACCACTAACATGTTAAATTTTAGTATTCTTGTCTACTATAGTTGTATGTTTTAGAGTCCTTTTTAAATTGAGGGCCTTAGTAGAGCTCCACCTGATTTTGATTCTCTATGAGAGCTGATTCTCTGAGAAAAGTGATTCACTGGCCGAAAGTGATTATTTATGATTCTTTAAGATTAACTTTATGAAAAACGGATCTAGTGTAAGAAGTGAATCAGAAGAAGCTACTTTTTTTCGGCTCTCAACTTTTTAGTTTATTTCAGAGAATCACTCCACATAATAAGCATAAAATCACTTCTTTCAGAAAAATTATGCGACGGAGCTTCTTCTGGATTTAGCCTAGAAGCTGCTCcaggagctctgccaaacatgGCCTCACGTCGAGTTAGGATTCCAAACCTGGATGTTTATACCAACCATTGTTTGCTTGATCACTGAATCACCATTGAACTTCTCATTTCCCCTAACGCGTGTGAACCCAAAGTTCCTATGGGCAGATCAACCCCAAGTTAAAAACAACAACATCCCCCACACGGGATCTGGAATCTATCAAGCAAAATACTTTCCCCACCTTTTGCCCATGGACACACACCTTAAAGCTGTCCGAGATGAAGATGAGGATCGTCGACATGGAGGTGATGGACAGCTCGATCCATCAAGATTCCATGTCCCCCCTTTGTGCATGTACGAGTGTGAAACGATCAGGCGCTGCGTAGAACACCTTCGATCGCATGCCGTAGGATTAGAAATGGCACAAAGCCGTGAGTCACAAAAGCGAAAAAAGGGGGCGGCGAAAGGCGGAGCACATCCCCACCGACCATTCCCTGTCCTTGTCCCCATCCCGCCGCCCGTCGGAGGTGGACACCTGCTCCGCACGTGACGCGCACATGACCAGCGATTCAGTTCATCAACCGCGTAAAATGTTGCCCAAAATCGGCAGACATGTATACTCAAACATGCAGAAATTCAACAGGGACCCGTTTCCTTGTACAAGTTGATAAGATTTTCTCTGCGATCCCTGTACCCGTTTCCTCTGCAGAAATAGGAACCTGAAACATACAAAAATTCAGATTTGTTGTGCATGTAGCCTGGACACCATTGCTGTTGGCGAAGGGACGATGATCATCATACTGCCATGTTCCAAAGGATGACAGGATGCATGGCCGGCTCAAAAGCATGAGCTGCAAAAGTTGTAGCAGGATTCGGCGCAGATAGCGGCAAAGAAAAATAGTTTTGGgacacaaaaaaaaaatcaaaggtAAGTTGTAATGTAACCCCATAGATGATAGATATCACTAGTATGCAACAAGAGTATGCATGGGAGCACATGACCTTTGATCCGCATGTCTAGATGTTCACACTTTTACGGCAAAAGCAACAGTAGTGGCACAGCCATGGCGCGTAGGCCTTTTGACTACTGAACAAAGTTGCCGTATGTGTAAACATCTAAAGAAGCGAGGGGGAAGAAAGGCACCGTGACAATGCAACAGCTGCCATTTACACTTCCGGTAGTGTCCAGTTGATGAGCGGAGAAGTGGATGAGCGCCTCCTCGCCCTTGCGCACCGAACTGGCGCGCGTCGCGGTGGACGCGACGACGACCGAGGAAGCTGTTCGGCCGCCTGCTGGGCCCGACGCGGGTGCCGTGCTCGTTCAGCACGGCGACCTCGAGTACCTCGTCGGCGACGGGGCTTGACGCCGACGCCGCCGGACGGTATGTCGAACTCGGGCGCCTCGTTATATACCGGGTTGAggccgcgggcggcgggccTCGGCGCGCGTCGTGCGGTGCTGCCCGGCGAAGTCGGCGCGCGCGTCCTTGGGCCGCAGGTCTCCGCGCCTCCACCACACCCAGCTTCCTCGCCGTTGGGGCCGCCATCGCCGTTGAGGAAGCCCCTGGTTGAGCTAGTGGCGTAGCTAGGATTTTAGATTAAGGTGGTCCAATTTACCATAACTTTTTTGATATTTTAATACTTCTGCTCTTTATAAAAAATTATGCAATATTTTAAGGATCTTCTCATCAGCCGACAGCCGGTAAATACCATTCAATCATCCTCTATGACCACCCTTCTTGTTTTCTCTTTCTCCTACCGGTTCTCATCTTTCTCGCACAAGTGCTGACGCACGGATAGCGTCCAGCCCCCTCCCCCCACCTCCCTTCCGTCTCCGGTAGCCTCCGCCGCCATCCTCCTCCGCCGTCCGACACTAACTAATTTGGGTCAGACACCCCCACCACCTCAACCGCCTATCGGGGATCCCCCACCGCCTGGCTCCAGCAgcgccctcgccgcctccgctccgccgccatctctcccacctccaccgccggcaGGCGAGACACCCCGGAACTCTCTGTACAACCGGGCACCGAGGTAAGCCTCGAAACCCCAAACCCCCCAACTCTAACCCTGAAACCTTTACCTTCATTCAATTTCTTGTGTGATTGATGGATAAGCAAAATTTCAATCGATTGACGAGGAGTAAATCAGATATTTTAATTTACCACTTTAATTTTGATATAAAATcctaaaatcaaaataaaatTAGTGGATCTTGATTGGATTTCTAGGTAGACCATGGCCAATAGGGACCAACCTCTGGCTCCGCCCTGAATTGAGCATACAAGGTTGCGGTCTGGCCGGCCACCCATGCCGGCGTTCCGGAGCTCGTCTGACTAGGCTTTGGAACCCTCCCACCGACCTTCGCATACGTTGCGAGGGAGCGAGCGAGCAGAGGCACCGAGCATAAAGAGGAACTAACCTGCAAAGATAGGGGATTTAATGTAAATAGAGAAGGTTATGCGTAAAATATCGGGATACCAAGTTTTAAAAACCTCTATTTTGGATTGCCATCCAATCTAGAAAGTTTTTGAGTAAAATAGTGTAATCTTATTTTTTCAGAAAGCCCCCGATATGGATCGAGATTAAATTGCAGTCGAGAAGGGGGTTCTCTGCAAATACAGCATCGTTCTCCCCACCGGTGGCCGGCGACCGGCATCGACGGGGCTCCCTCCCCAGGTTCCGACGGACAGCCCTCTAGGCAGATCCCGTTGAGTTCACCTTCTCAAGTTTGTCACATACCGCGCTAGATGATATCGGCGGTGGTGAGGAGGGTGAGGAAACCAGCCAACGGCGGGAGGTCTGTGCCGCCTTGGCCGGCAGGTCGCGCACCAGGCCATCGTTGTGCAGACGCGGACGAAGACGATGCTGCACAGAAAAGTTAACGGACGACCGGCACTACCTGAAGGATTCAGGAACTACAAAAGAATGAGCTCCAGAAAAGCTTCGTTCGTCAATCAGCGACCAGAACAGCAATTCAAAGCATTGTGGCAGCTGGGTGCTGCTCCGGCGCCGGAGGCTCGTCGGCGTAGTACATCTTGAGCCTGATATGCCGCGCATCCAGTTGAGGAAGCTCTTCTTCTGTAGCGGGAAGTGGACAAGCGCCTCCTCGCCCTTGCACACGAACTGGCGCGCGTTGAGGCGGACGCGGCTGAGGAAGCTGTTCCGCCTGCTGGGCCCCATGAGCACATCGTGCAGCACGGGAACGGCAACCTCGAGCACCTCCACCTCGTCATTGGCGACCGCGGGGttgacgccgccgccgtcaggCCAGAGGCGGCGAAATCGAGCGCTTCGTTCCACCTTCCACGCCAGGTTGAGGTCGCGGACCACGATGCGCGTCGTGCAGTGCTGCCCGGCGAAGTCGGCGCGCGTGTAGGGGCTGGATGACCCCAGGAATCTcgagggccgccgccgccgccgggagcCTTCGCCATGCTAGGGAGGGAGCGAGCGAGGGGCAGCCGGCGCAAAGAGGGACTAACTTACAAAGCTAGGGGGTTTACTGAAAAATATctgatcgcgattaataatcatgattaataatcgcgatccaaatcaggACTTTATGTGTTAAATACCCGGACACCAAATTTCAGATAACCTCCttgtttggatcgcgattaataccGCGATCCAAGTCAGGGGGCTATATGTAAAAATACCAGGACACCAATTTCAGAGAACCCCCTAATTTGAATCGTGATCAAATCTAGGGGCTTTCTGCAAAATACAGCATCGCTCTCCCAGTCTCCCCTTCCGTCGCCGGCGACCGGCGTTGACGGAGCTTCCCCTCCGGGTTCCGGCCAATGGCCCTGTTCCGGGTGGAACCCGTTGATCCCAGCTCCTCAAGTTCGTCGCAGACAGCGTTGGACCATACCGGCGGAGACGAGGAGGCGCGCGAGAAAGCCAATCAACGGCGGGAGATCTGCGCCGCCTCGGCCGGGAGGTCGCACACCAGGCCAGTGCTGTGCAGACGAAGCCGATGCGCCGGGAGCCATGTATGTCATCTGTAACACTAACACAAAAACAAAGGCCAAGTTCTTCGTTTGTCAATCAGCAACTAGGAACGACGGCGCGGATCTTCAGGTAGCCGGACTTGGCAGCTGCTGGAGGCGACGATCCATCGAAAAGGATGAGCAGGTACCCTGTGGCAGCCTTGAATCTGAATAACTCCGAGGAAAGAAACCGTGAGTCTCTGTTGTTTGAAAAGAAACCATCGGTCTCCGACGACAAAATACAGGCGCCTAAAGTTACCTCGACGATCTCTTCATTGCTCCTCTCGCAGTTCTTCCCAATGATACAAACTGTAATCTTGCGCCAAATAGACTAGGACTTTGGCTTTCTGATGTCGTCTTGTATGTGTTGCATTTCTTGCACCAGATTAACGAGCCTGTCAGTCCCATCAGAATCAAGGCCACAGGCGTTGTGGCACTGCCGAAATTATGTGAAGAAAAATATGTCAAAGGTATGCTGTACAATTTCCTGCATCCATCCTTGGCGTGTGAAACGACCTGGCGCTACGTAGGACGCCTGTAAAGTCTGAATGCCTTTCGGGCTCCTCTTGTTGGACGGACAAAAGCGGAAATCAGAGTAAGGGAGCACATGACTTTTTATCCTCATGCCTAGTGTTCTAACTTTAGGGCAAAGAAATATTGACACCTCACCAATAGCCTTAGGTGATAGGCCTTGCTCTTTTGACTATTGAACGAAGCTGCAGTACGCGCTATCTTTTAAGGATACAAGAAAACAGGAAACAGAGTAAAAGGCTTAGTCAGTAACCTTTTATATACTTTTTCTCAGCCTTTTGCTCCAAAGAAATGGAGAAAAGAAACATTTCGCCGAAATAGTAAGTACATAACCACTGTCAAACCTAGCAGTTCAGTTTTGAGACGGGGGCACAAAGAACTTGCACTTGCACCATATCCAGCTGAGAAATATATCAGATTCTAAATCAGCCAGCCAAGCACCAAATTGTATATCACACCAATCAGTCAAATAGAGAAGCATTGGGGTAGCGCTGAA is part of the Panicum hallii strain FIL2 chromosome 2, PHallii_v3.1, whole genome shotgun sequence genome and encodes:
- the LOC112880733 gene encoding protein QUIRKY-like, with translation MAATARKLIVEVVEARDLLPKDGTGTSSPYARADFDGQRRKTRTVTRDLNPAWNEALEFDFPAAGVGVDPVAGEPLEVAVLHDVRVGPSRRNNFLGRVRLDARQFVRKGEEALIYFPLQKKSLFNWVRGEIGLKVYYVDVPLAPPEPEPEPPAAGDSAPDAAAAEAEAPPPPADAPKEASADEPPKAEPPADAAPAQQPEPAAEAAGGDGSTAEKPPEADPAAATPAPEDAPVMTAEAVAPPEEKPPEEEPVLSQPPQPTPTPMPRQVSMPVRRPQPPPPPEEPMERSKHDLVDKMPYLFVRVVRARGLPAGAHPHVRVAAGGIHASTREARRGAFFEWDQTFAFVRDPDTDSPGPTLEVSVWDLPPDADVSVADDRHFLGGLCFDTADVHARDPPDGPLATQWYRLEGGRRLGGADLMVATWAGTQADEAFADAWKADSPAATSAAVAATSRAKVYVSPKLWLLRLTVIEAQDTLTAPPPRDAGIAVRATLGFQALKTRTTPVARNGGPAWNEDLLFVAAEPFTDDDCLVISLEVRHGKEAFPVGSASISLATIERRVDDRKVASKWLDLLPSDEAAKRVGKKAAMHMHGGRLHVRVCLDGGYNVADEPSYACSDFRPSARQLWHPPLGVVELGIIGCKGLLPMRTADGKGCTDAYAVAKYGPKWARTRTIADSFDPAWNEQYTWPVYDPCTVLTVGVFDDPPPAQPSDGGGKDAAAAACSRPMGKVRVRLSTLELGRVYRGLYPLIMMLPTGAKRMGDVELAIRFATSASTLDVLHTYGRPALPAMHHLRPVPAVHREALRLAAARISAAHLARSEPPLRREVATWMLDAAEPRGFSMRKLRANWNRAAAALSWVADAARWVEDTRSWRNPTATAMAHAVLVLLAWHPDLVVPTVTLHVAAVGVWKYRRRPRAPAAHPCVRASMAEAPDREELDEEFDTIPSARPPEVVRARYDRARMVGARLQQMVGDVATQAERLQALVSWRDPRATGMFVALCVLVAMVLYMVPIKMVAVVAGFYYLRHPMFRDRMPAPVINFFRRLPSMSERIM